One window of the Polyangiaceae bacterium genome contains the following:
- a CDS encoding 2OG-Fe(II) oxygenase: MSRAELGQQGDLVDAMARMQRVGAVVHGVLEPAEVSAALERAEAAWRDLPHRALCEGASTLGVMLAPTMSEPSGPELPQYLAAAESFVAPDVLGASAWQRVMNVLTELAGGRAVTHLHTADGRPYARATLRVFQSGAQSPPHNDTYPALPCLEELDRQRQRELQLSWYLMLSAPERGGQLALFPVVHGDPAARDAEAAAQLHAPTLYDVRPGDMIVFDGGRYLHRVERCEGPTPRRTLGGFASLTRDGSALLVWS; the protein is encoded by the coding sequence GTGAGCCGGGCCGAGCTGGGCCAGCAGGGAGATCTGGTGGACGCCATGGCACGCATGCAGCGCGTGGGCGCCGTCGTGCACGGCGTGCTGGAACCGGCTGAGGTTTCGGCAGCCCTCGAGCGCGCCGAGGCAGCATGGCGCGATCTGCCACACCGCGCCCTGTGCGAGGGCGCGTCGACCTTGGGCGTGATGCTCGCTCCCACGATGAGTGAACCCTCGGGACCCGAGCTCCCGCAGTATCTGGCTGCCGCAGAGAGCTTCGTGGCGCCCGACGTGCTCGGAGCGTCGGCGTGGCAGCGGGTGATGAACGTCCTCACGGAGCTGGCAGGCGGTCGCGCGGTGACACATCTGCACACGGCCGATGGCCGTCCCTACGCCCGCGCCACGCTACGCGTCTTCCAGAGCGGAGCGCAATCGCCACCCCACAACGACACCTATCCGGCGCTGCCGTGCTTGGAAGAGTTGGACCGCCAGCGGCAACGAGAGCTCCAACTCTCTTGGTACCTGATGCTCTCCGCGCCCGAGCGCGGCGGCCAGCTCGCGCTCTTTCCCGTGGTCCATGGTGATCCCGCCGCCCGCGACGCAGAGGCGGCAGCTCAGCTCCATGCCCCTACACTCTACGACGTGCGCCCTGGCGACATGATCGTCTTCGACGGCGGACGCTATCTGCATCGCGTCGAGCGCTGCGAAGGCCCGACTCCTCGGCGCACTCTCGGCGGCTTCGCCAGCCTGACTCGAGATGGCAGCGCGCTGTTGGTGTGGAGCTGA